One Scyliorhinus canicula chromosome 9, sScyCan1.1, whole genome shotgun sequence DNA segment encodes these proteins:
- the LOC119971834 gene encoding dispanin subfamily A member 2b-like, with amino-acid sequence MEYRADQVPMNPGVYPYQGQQQVQSTVITMAPNLPPIRDHLPWSIFNFAYLNCCCLGFVALVFSVKSRDRKVVGDVEGARQYGSTARALNIADTVLCILTFIIIISLLITGVIAIKDYN; translated from the exons ATGGAGTACAGAGCAGACCAAGTGCCGATGAATCCCGGCGTCTATCCGTACCAGGGGCAGCAGCAGGTCCAGTCCACCGTCATTACCATGGCCCCGAATTTGCCCCCCATCCGGGACCACCTCCCCTGGTCCATCTTCAACTTCGCCTATTTGAATTGCTGCTGCCTGGGATTCGTGGCGCTGGTTTTCTCCGTCAAA TCTAGAGATCGGAAAGTTGTGGGAGATGTAGAAGGAGCTCGGCAGTATGGGTCGACAGCCCGAGCACTCAACATTGCGGACACAGTGCTATGCATCCTGACGTTCATAATCATCATTTCTTTGCTGATCACTGGAGTTATTGCAATTAAGGATTATAATTGA